GCTCTACACCGTGCTGTCGCGCCCGGTGCGGCGCTGGGAGTTCATCGTCGGGAAATTCTTCGGGCTGGCGGGCACGCTGGTGGTCAATGCCCTCTTCATGGCAATTGGTGTGTTTGCCGCTCTGCTGTATGTGGCGCACGCGTTTCACAGGCCGGATGGCTGGATCCTGGTGGCGTTGTATTTCATCATCCTGGAGTTTCTGATCATCTGCTCACTGGCGCTGCTGTTTTCCTCCTTTTCGTCTCCCCTGCTCTCGGCCGTCTTTGCCTTCTCGCTGTTCGTTATCGGGAGCTTCTCCGAGGACTTGCGCGGGTTTGCGGCCATGGCCCATGGGGGGACGCGCTGGCTGGCCACGGCCGCGGCTTATCTGGTACCTAACTTTTCCACCCTCAACGTGATCAGCTCGGTGGCGCACGAGCAACCGGTCGCGGCCCAGCTT
The window above is part of the Terriglobales bacterium genome. Proteins encoded here:
- a CDS encoding ABC transporter permease, yielding MTTPIFHIASNTFREAVRDRVLYNLIAFALLLSGAAVLIGQISIDIERLVVVNLGLTAVSLFGVVIAIFIGIGLVSKEIEKRTLYTVLSRPVRRWEFIVGKFFGLAGTLVVNALFMAIGVFAALLYVAHAFHRPDGWILVALYFIILEFLIICSLALLFSSFSSPLLSAVFAFSLFVIGSFSEDLRGFAAMAHGGTRWLATAAAYLVPNFSTLNVISSVAHEQPVAAQL